The window GACGGCGCCACCCCGGGCAGCGCGGAACCGGCCGGCCCGCGCACGACGCCGAACGCCTCGAAGTCCGGGACCAGCGACTCCATCAGCGAATAGACGGCTTCGTACAGCGCGACGTCGACCACTTCACCCGGCGTGGCGCCCGGCTCCCGCTCGCGCCGGAGCAGGCCCATCAGCGCGCCGATCACCGCGTACAGCCCGGCGACGGAGTCGGCCAGGCTGACCCCGACGCGCGTGGGTGGCCGGTCGGGATGGCCGGTGAGCGCGCGCAGGCCGCCGATCGCCTCGGCGACGCCGCCGAAGCCGGGCCGGTCGCGGTAGGGGCCGGTCTGGCCGTAGCCGGAGACGCGGACGACGACCAGCCGCGGGTTGAGCGCGCGCAGTTCGTCCGGGCCGAGGCCCCAGCGTTCGAGGGTGCCGGGGCGGAAGTTCTCGAGGAGGACGTCGCTGCGCCCGGCGAGCGCGCGGACGAGCTCCTGGCCTTCGGGGCGGCGCAGGTCGACGGTCACCGAGCGCTTGTTGCGGCCCAGGGTGCGGAACAGCAGCGACGTGTCGCCGGCGTGCAGCCGCCAGCGCCGGAGCTCGTCCCCGGTACCCGGCCGCTCGACCTTGACGACGTCGGCGCCGAAGTCGGCCAGCAGCCGGCCGGCGGTCGGCGCGGCGATGAAGTTGCCCAATTCGACCACCCGGATGCCCGCCAGGGGACCGGTTCGCTGACTCAT of the Amycolatopsis sp. NBC_01488 genome contains:
- a CDS encoding CaiB/BaiF CoA transferase family protein: MSQRTGPLAGIRVVELGNFIAAPTAGRLLADFGADVVKVERPGTGDELRRWRLHAGDTSLLFRTLGRNKRSVTVDLRRPEGQELVRALAGRSDVLLENFRPGTLERWGLGPDELRALNPRLVVVRVSGYGQTGPYRDRPGFGGVAEAIGGLRALTGHPDRPPTRVGVSLADSVAGLYAVIGALMGLLRREREPGATPGEVVDVALYEAVYSLMESLVPDFEAFGVVRGPAGSALPGVAPSNTYRCADGRYIVVSGNGDAIYRRLMRAVGRADLAEDPRLADNAGRVAHAELLDDAIGSWAATLPQEAAEAVLRDASVPCGPILTAADIAKDPHFEARGMHERHRVRGHDGEITFPGIVPALTERPGRTRALGPELGAHTEAVLAELGVTGEAVTRLRENGVI